Sequence from the Flavobacterium sp. TR2 genome:
CTATGGATCGAGAGCTGCTAATGGTGTTGTTGTTATTACAACAAAAAAGGGAAACAAAAAAGCCAAAGGCTACTCTGTTACTGTTAATTCTGGCGTAACAATTGGTTCTGTCGACAAAAGCACTTTTATAAAATATCAAAAACAGTATGGTGCCGGATATGGACCTTACTATGGTCCTGACGAAGATTCGTATTTAGACCATATTGATATAAATGGAGATGGAGTTCTAGATAATGTTACTCCATTAACCGAAGACGCTTCCTACGGACAAGCTTTTGATCCAAAATTAATGGTTTACCAATGGGACGCATTTTATCCTGAGTCTCCAAATTACATGAAAGCAACACCTTGGGTAGCAGCAAAAAATGGTCCAATTACTTTTTTTGAAAAACCAGTAGCTCTTACCAACTCTATATCAATAGACAAAGGCTTGGAAAATGGCTATTTAAGATTAGGAGCCAACAATCTTGATCAAACTGGTTTAATGCCAAACAGTAGCTTAAAGAGAAACACTTTCACGTTGAACGCATCGACCCTAATTAACGACAGATTAACTATAGCGGGATATGGAAACTTTACAAAAACAAATACTGTTGGTAGAAACAGCACAGGGTATAATGACAACATTGCCGGTAATTTTAGACAATGGTGGCAAACCAACGTTGACATAAAAGGCCTGAGACAAGCTTATGAACTTACAGGGCGCAATGTGACATGGAACCCAAATTCGTACACTAATCCGACTCCAATATTTTGGGACAACCCTTATTTCCAACGTTATGAAAATTACGAATCAGATAGCAGAAGCAGGTTTATCGGAAATCTTTCTTTAAATTATAAAATTGCAAGCTGGTTAGATGCCTTTGGCCGAATTTCTGTTGATACGTATGACGAACTACAAGAAGAAAGAAGAGCGATTGGAAGCGTGCCAGCTAATTTCGGAATTGGAACTGGCGGCGGAGATGGTTCTCTTAACAGAAACCCAGCATCATCTGGCTACTCACGAAAAAACATAGGCTTTAGCGAATACAACTACGACTTCATGTTGAATTACAATACAGACATCACAGAAAAACTAAACCTAAAAGGTGTTGTCGGAGTAAACATTAGAAGAAGTTATTACAATTCGATATTCGCAGCAACAAACGGCGGACTTGCCATTCCAAAATTATATTCTCTTCAAAACACTAAAAGCCCACTATTGGCTCCAATTGAAAGAGATGAATCTATAGGTGTAGACGGTATTTATGGAAGTGCATCTTTTGGTTATGAGGATTACTTATTTCTAGAGGGAACAATTAGGAGAGACCATTCTTCAACTCTTCCAGAAGCTAATAGCAGCTACTACTATCCATCTGTTTCTTCAAGTTTTGTATTCTCTAAATTTATAGAGGCAGACTGGTTGTCTTTTGGAAAAGTGAGACTTAATTATGCTGAAGTTGGGAATAGCCCTGGCTTTGACAGAGTTCTTGATACCTATGCTGTTAACACTGCATTTGGAGCGGCATCAGCATCAGTAAAAGATACTAAGAACAATCCAAACCTAAAACCTGAACGCACAAAAAGCTACGAAGCAGGTTTGGAACTTTCTTTCTTTAAAAAGAGATTAGGATTTGATTTCTCTTACTACAAATCCAATTCAATTGACCAGATCATTCCATTAAGACTTACTTCCTCTACAGGATATTTATACGAATTAATTAATGCTGGGGAAATTGAAAACAAAGGGATTGAGATAACTTTAAGTGGTACTCCGATAAAAACAGACACTTTTTCATGGGAGGTGAATTTGAATTTTGCTAGAAATAGAAACAAAGTTTTAAACCTTTTAGACGGCATTGACAATTTACAATTAGGATCTTTTCAAGGCGGTGTAACAATAAATGCTGCAGTAGGACAACCATACGGCGTAATATATGGCACAAAATACACTTATTTAAATGGACAACCAGTTGTTGATCCGAGCAATGGGCAATACATCAAAACTTCAACATCTGACAATCCGATTGGAAATGCAAATCCTGATTACACAGGAGGTTTAAACAATAGATTTGTCTATAAAAACTTTTCATTTGAATTCTTAATCGATATGCAAAAAGGCGGACAAATATTCTCACTAGACCGCTATTATGGTTTGGCAACAGGTCTGCCAGATGACACAGCTTTTATAAATGAACTAGGAAACCCAATAAGAAACCCATTAACTCCAGGATCTGATAGCGGAGGATTTATAAACCCAGGGGTAAATCCTGACGGCACGGTTAATTCTACAAGAATTGAAGCAAGCCGATTTGGAGCGCAAGGTTACAGAAGAGGTCTGCCTGATGAAGCCTTTGTATACGATGCAAGTTATATCAAATTAAGACAAACAGCAATTACATATTCTTTACCAGAAAAAGTATTAAAAAATACATTCATGAATGGAATGACTTTTAGCATTGTTGGTACAAATCTTTGGATTATCCACAAAAACTTGCCAGATGCAGATCCAGAATCAGGATTAGGAGCTGGTAACTTACAAGGTTACTCAACAGGATCTTTGCCATCAACAAGAGATGTTAGCTTTAACGTTAAAGTCCAATTTTAAATCAAAAAATCATGAAAAAAATATTCATAACCATACTCACCGCAGTTACATTATCGTCCTGCTCTGATGATATAGAAAAGCTAAATGTGAATGTCAAAGACCCTTCTAATGTACCAGGAGAAGCCTTATTTACCAGCGCACAAAAAAGTTTGGTAGATCAGATGACAAACACAAATGTCAACAACAACATCATAAGGTTAATCAATCAATACTTTACAGAGACCGTTTATACAGACGAGAGCAACTATGACTTAGTTACAAGAACAATTCCAGAACAACACTGGCAATTTTTATATAAAGATGTATTAAAAGACTTAGACCAAAGTGCCAAAAACATTACCAATACGCCACTAGGTCTAACCGAAAATCCATTAGACAAACAAAACAAACTTGCAATCATAGAAGTATTAAATGTTTATACGTATGCAATATTAGTTGAGACATTTGGAAATGTACCTTATTCTCAAGCTATAAATCTTGACTACAAAACACCAAAATACGATGATGGTTTAACAATTTACAAAGATTTGATTAAGCGATTGAACAATGCAATAGCCAAATTAAACACTGGAGGCAAAAGCTTTGGAGATAGCGACAGAATCTATGGAGGCGACGTTACTAAATGGATTAAGTTTGCAAATACTCTAAAATTAAGAATGGGTATAACAATTTCTGATATTCCAGCCGAAAGCGCATTAGCACAAGCAACAGTATCTAGTGCAGCCCCTTTAGTTTTCACATCAAATCTTGACAATGCAGATCTAAAATATTTAACAGCTACGCCAAATACTAATCCATTATATGTAGATCTTGTTGCCAGTGGCCGTTCCGATTTTGTTCCAACTAGCACCATAATAGACGAAATGAACAGTTTGAATGACCCAAGACGTTCAAAATACTTTGACGACAATATGGATGATCCATCTACGCCAGAAATAGAATATATTGGAGGTGAGAATGGCGCCAGCAATTCATTTGCACAAAAAACCCATATTACACCAACAATTCAAGCTCCAGATTTTCCAGGAACAATCTTAGATTATGCCGAAGCTGAATTTCTATTGGCAGAAGCAGCCGAAAGATCACTATACGGAACACCTGCTGATGCAGAAGCACACTATAACGCAGCAATAACAGCTTCTATATTAGACTGGGGTGGAACCGAAGCAGAAGCCACTGCTTATTTAGCAAATCCCGATGTTGCCTACACAACAGCTGCAGGAACTTGGAAACAAAAAATAGGAATTCAAAGCTGGATCGCCTTTTACAACAATTCATTTGAAGGATGGTCATTTTACAGAAGATTAGATTTCCCAGTTTTAGTTGCTCCACCAGATGCAGTTTCAGGCATACCAATGCGTTATACGTATCCAATTATAGAACAATCACTAAACAAAGCAAGCTATACAGATGCAAGCGCAGCAATTGGTGGCGATGCAGTAGAAACTAAATTGTTTTGGGATAAATTTTAACGTATATACCTTAATAAATTAAACGAAAAGCGGTTGCAGAAAAATCTGCAACCGCTTTTATTTTAAAAAACTACCTAACATTAATTTTACATTTTACTTACATCATTCACCATAATATCACAATCTTCATAACAAGAAAAGTGTTAAAAAAAATCATAACCACCAATTTTTGAAAACAGCAAAAGAACATCGGTAATTTCCCAAAGCCATATAGCGGCAGAAAAACACTTTATAGGTCTCTTAACACTGACAATTAAAGAGTCACGCCTTTTTTAACAAAATTTAGCAATTAACCTCACCGTTTTTTTAGGATAAAAGTTATAAAAAAAACATTTAAACACCCTTCATCTATAAATTTAACATTTAAGGGTTTGATAAAATTTTTAATTATTATCAAATTTAACACTAAAAATTACGGATTTGTAATTTTAAGCTCTTTTTAATCTACAAAAAAGCAAAATCTCATCCTAAAATCATTATTTAACTAAAAAAAAAGCTTTTTAAATTAGGTAGATTAACAAATTATTAAGATTTTTGTCGGACTAATTCAAAATATTTAAAAATGAAACTAAAGTTCAATGGATTCTTAGTGCTTTTATTAGTACTAGTTGCGCAACTTTCTTTTGCGCAAGAAAGAGCTGTTTCGGGAACAGTTTCTGACAATGCAGGAATGCCTTTACCGGGTGTTAGTGTATTAGTTAAAGGGACTAAAACGGGAACACAAACTGACTTTGATGGTAAATTCTCAATCAAAGTATCACCAAGCCAAGTTTTGGTATTTAGCTACATCGGAATGAAAACTCAAGAGGTAGCAGCAAGTTCTTCAACTGTAAATGTAAAATTAGCAGATGCAGGAGCACAAGAACTTGAAGGAGTAGTTGTAACTGCTTTCGGTATCAAGAGAGAGAAAAAATCTCTTGGTTATGCGACTACAACTTTAAAATCGGATGCGATTACTCAAGTAGTTAACACGAACCCTTTTGAAACTCTTTCTGGTAAAATTGCCGGAGTTGATATCACTGCTCCATCTCAACCAGGAGCTGCTACAAAAGTGGTTATCCGTGGTTTAAATACAATTACAGGTAACGCTGGTCCTTTATATGTAGTTGATGGTTCTCCAATCAACAACACTTCTACAGGTACTAGTAATAACGGTGTTGCATCTATCAGTAGATCATATGATGCTGGTAACGGTGTAAGTGATTTAGATCCAAACAACATTGAAAGCATGACTGTACTTAAAGGAGCTGCTGCTTCTGCATTATACGGATCAAGAGCTGGAGGTGGTGTAATCATCATTACTACTAAAAAAGGAAAAGCAAACTCTGGTATAAAAGTAGATATGTTAGCTTCAACTGAATTAAGTGAAGTTGCAAGAGTTCCTCACTTACAAAGCGAATTTGGACAAGGATGGAATGGACACGGTTATACAGGAAACGGACCAAGTAATGAGAATGGTTCATGGGGACCAAAATTTACTGGAGAAGTTAGACCTTGGGGAACTGTTTATGAAAACAGCCAACAAATCAAACCTTATGTTGGATTAAAAGACAACATTAGAGATTTCTACAACACTGGTATTTTATCTACTCAATCTGTAAACCTTAGCGGTGGTGGAGACACTTCAGATTTCTCTTTAATCTTCTCTAACGTAAACAGTGATGGGGTTATTCCTACAGATGCTGATTTATACAAAAAACAATCTATTGGATTCAATGGAGGTTTAAAAGGTAAAAGACTTACTTTAAGAACATCTTTAAACTACATCTACAAAGATCAAAGTGTTGTAAACACAGGTCAAGGTGATGATGCTGGAGAAGGTTCTACATTACAACAAGATTTATTACAAATCCCAACTGATATTAGTATAGTAGATTTGAGAGATTACAAAAATAATCCTTTCAATACTCCTTCTTACTATTTCACTCCTTACGCTTCAAATCCATATTTTACTATTAACGAAAATAGTACTAAAATTTACGGAAACAATATTTTTGGTAATGCTAACTTAAGCTATAAAATTACTGACAAATTAACTGCTTCATGGCAAGTTGGTGGTAACTTTAGAAGTGAAAGATTAAAAAGCCACGGAGCCATCGTAAACTATTTACCAGGAAGCCCGCAAGATATTGCAGGAAGTTTAACTGTGGGTGGTGTTACAGAATCAAGATCTGAAATCTCTGAATTTGATACATTCTTCAACTTAAACTACAACACAAACTTAGGTGAAGACTGGACATTAAACCTTTTAGGTGGTTTCAACTACAACCGAAGAGAAAGCGACAGATTAATCGCTTCTATCACGAACTTAGGAATTCCAGGTTACTACGAATTATCTAACTCTGCTGTAAGACCAGTTCTTACTCAATCAAACAGCATGAGAAAAACTGGAGCTGTTTACGCATCTGCAGAATTTGCTTTCAAAAACAGATACTTTGCTACAATTACAGGTAGAGAGGATGTTACATCTACATTACCAATCGGTAACAATGCTTATTTCTACCCAGCATTATCTTTAGGTGCTATCGCGATTGACAATGGAAACACTTTCTTAAAATTAAGAGCTGCTGCTTCTAAAATTGCAAACGATACTGATCCTTATAGAACAGAGAACTCATACATTTCAGGATCTGCTGCTGCTAACTTCGGAATTCTTGCATCTCCAATTGGTGGGGTAAGTTTCTACGAAGCTTCTGGAAGATTAGGAAATTCAAGTTTGAAACCAGAAAGTACTGTTGAATACGAAGTTGGTGCTGAGGGATCATTCTTCAAAAACAGAATTAGTTATGATATCGCTTTATATCACAAAACAACATCTGATTTAATTGTTAACCTTCCATTAGATCCATCTACTGGTTTTACACAAAAAGCAATCAATGCTGGTGATATCGTAAACAAAGGTATTGAGCTTTCTGTTACTGCAAGCCCAATCAAAAACCAAGACTTTACTTGGAGCTTAACTTACACATTCACTAAAAACCTTAACGAAGTTACTAAGTTAGCTGAAGGTTTTGACAGAATTGACTTAGCAACTGCATACGGTGTAACTTTCTCAGCAGAAAAAGGACAGCCAATCGGTTCATACTATTCATTAGTTACAAAAACAACTCCAACAGGTCAGCCAATTGTTAATGCTACTACAGGAATTGATGTAAATACAACTCAAGTTCAAAGAATTGGAAACGCACAACGTGATTTCGTTATGGGTTTACAAAACACATTTAAATACAAAAACTTCAACTTAGGCCTATCTTTAGACTGGAAACAAGGTGGAGAAATGTATTCTTACACAAAAAGATTGTCTCACTTCGTAGGAAATGGTATTGAAACTACTTACAACGATAGAGCTCCTTTCATTGTTCCAAATTCTGTTAATGAAGTTGTTGCTCCTAATGGTTCTGTATCATACGTAGAAAACACTACACCAGTTTCATTCGAAAATGTTGCTAACTACTACAACACTCAAAGTAACTTAGCAATTGAAAACACTCACATTGTTGACAAAACTTTTGTAAGATTAAGAGAGATAAATTTAAACTATGATTTCCCTTCTTCACTTAGTAAAAACATGGGTCTAAACAAAATTACAGTTGGTATCTACGGAAGAAACTTATTTATGTGGACTCCTGGAGACAACCCTTACGTTGATCCAGAGGTAAGTACTTACGGTACAGGTGTACTTTCAGACTTAGGAGAGTTTGGAGCTAACCCATCTCAAAGATCAGTAGGTGGAGTTTTAAAATTATCATTCTAAAAATAAATATAGAAAAATGAAAAAGATAGCAACATTAATAACAGCTCTTTTCTTATTAGTGTCATGTGATGAAACATTTGACATTAACAGAGACCCGGATGCATTGCCTCCTGGACAAGCAAATAGCACAATATTTCCTGCTGGTATTGCAGGTCTTGCAGGTGCACAAGGATCATACTACGCTATAATCGGTGGTTTTTGGTCTCAATTCTGGACACAAAACCCAACTTCTAACCAATATAGAGATATTGATAGCTACAGTATTGGAGCAAACAATTACGCAGCAGCTTACACTGCTATGTATGATGCATTAAACGATATTAGAGTAGTAAAAGCTCAATCTTTAAAAGAAGGAAACTGGAACTATTACTTAATGGCAACAATCCTTGAAGTTGAAGGTTCACAAGTTTTAACAGATTTATACGATGATATCCCTTATGCTGAAGCTAACAATGTTAACATTTTACAGCCTAAATTCAATACAGGAAAAGAAACTTACGATTTAATGATTGCTGATTTGAAATTAGCTTTATCAAAAGATTTAAGTGCTTCTGTAGGAGATAAACCAGGTAAAGATGATTTCATCTTCAATGGAGATATGGAAAAATGGACAAAATTTGGAAATACTCTATTGTTAAAATTACACATGAGATTAACTGCGGTTAACCCAACTCTTGCTCAGTCTGGAATCACTTCTTTAATTAATTCTGGAGCACAATTCTTAGATGTTGATGCTGCTATGACTCAATTCGAAGATGCTGCTGATAGAAGTAACCCTCTTTATGAGTCTGACAGAAGACAGTTAAATACTACTTTAAACTTAAGAGCTAGTAAAACTATGTTTTCTTACCTATCACTTAAAGGTGACCCACGTTTAGCTAAATACTATGCACAACCTGGAAATC
This genomic interval carries:
- a CDS encoding SusC/RagA family TonB-linked outer membrane protein, translating into MKSKLSRFLVLLLALIAQLTFAQERTVSGIVTDDASMPLPGVSVLVKGTKTGTQTDFDGKYSIKATPSQILVFSYIGMKSQEFPASSTKVNAKLSSDAQQLEGVVVTALGLSREKKSLGYATQEVKGENLAAVKSDNFVNAISGKVSGVQVKRTTNFGGSTNIVIRGNSSLTGNNQALFVIDGVPVSNNNSNTRDQEQSGAGYDYGSAASDINPEDIESINVLKGSAASALYGSRAANGVVVITTKKGNKKAKGYSVTVNSGVTIGSVDKSTFIKYQKQYGAGYGPYYGPDEDSYLDHIDINGDGVLDNVTPLTEDASYGQAFDPKLMVYQWDAFYPESPNYMKATPWVAAKNGPITFFEKPVALTNSISIDKGLENGYLRLGANNLDQTGLMPNSSLKRNTFTLNASTLINDRLTIAGYGNFTKTNTVGRNSTGYNDNIAGNFRQWWQTNVDIKGLRQAYELTGRNVTWNPNSYTNPTPIFWDNPYFQRYENYESDSRSRFIGNLSLNYKIASWLDAFGRISVDTYDELQEERRAIGSVPANFGIGTGGGDGSLNRNPASSGYSRKNIGFSEYNYDFMLNYNTDITEKLNLKGVVGVNIRRSYYNSIFAATNGGLAIPKLYSLQNTKSPLLAPIERDESIGVDGIYGSASFGYEDYLFLEGTIRRDHSSTLPEANSSYYYPSVSSSFVFSKFIEADWLSFGKVRLNYAEVGNSPGFDRVLDTYAVNTAFGAASASVKDTKNNPNLKPERTKSYEAGLELSFFKKRLGFDFSYYKSNSIDQIIPLRLTSSTGYLYELINAGEIENKGIEITLSGTPIKTDTFSWEVNLNFARNRNKVLNLLDGIDNLQLGSFQGGVTINAAVGQPYGVIYGTKYTYLNGQPVVDPSNGQYIKTSTSDNPIGNANPDYTGGLNNRFVYKNFSFEFLIDMQKGGQIFSLDRYYGLATGLPDDTAFINELGNPIRNPLTPGSDSGGFINPGVNPDGTVNSTRIEASRFGAQGYRRGLPDEAFVYDASYIKLRQTAITYSLPEKVLKNTFMNGMTFSIVGTNLWIIHKNLPDADPESGLGAGNLQGYSTGSLPSTRDVSFNVKVQF
- a CDS encoding SusD/RagB family nutrient-binding outer membrane lipoprotein, translated to MKKIFITILTAVTLSSCSDDIEKLNVNVKDPSNVPGEALFTSAQKSLVDQMTNTNVNNNIIRLINQYFTETVYTDESNYDLVTRTIPEQHWQFLYKDVLKDLDQSAKNITNTPLGLTENPLDKQNKLAIIEVLNVYTYAILVETFGNVPYSQAINLDYKTPKYDDGLTIYKDLIKRLNNAIAKLNTGGKSFGDSDRIYGGDVTKWIKFANTLKLRMGITISDIPAESALAQATVSSAAPLVFTSNLDNADLKYLTATPNTNPLYVDLVASGRSDFVPTSTIIDEMNSLNDPRRSKYFDDNMDDPSTPEIEYIGGENGASNSFAQKTHITPTIQAPDFPGTILDYAEAEFLLAEAAERSLYGTPADAEAHYNAAITASILDWGGTEAEATAYLANPDVAYTTAAGTWKQKIGIQSWIAFYNNSFEGWSFYRRLDFPVLVAPPDAVSGIPMRYTYPIIEQSLNKASYTDASAAIGGDAVETKLFWDKF
- a CDS encoding SusC/RagA family TonB-linked outer membrane protein encodes the protein MKLKFNGFLVLLLVLVAQLSFAQERAVSGTVSDNAGMPLPGVSVLVKGTKTGTQTDFDGKFSIKVSPSQVLVFSYIGMKTQEVAASSSTVNVKLADAGAQELEGVVVTAFGIKREKKSLGYATTTLKSDAITQVVNTNPFETLSGKIAGVDITAPSQPGAATKVVIRGLNTITGNAGPLYVVDGSPINNTSTGTSNNGVASISRSYDAGNGVSDLDPNNIESMTVLKGAAASALYGSRAGGGVIIITTKKGKANSGIKVDMLASTELSEVARVPHLQSEFGQGWNGHGYTGNGPSNENGSWGPKFTGEVRPWGTVYENSQQIKPYVGLKDNIRDFYNTGILSTQSVNLSGGGDTSDFSLIFSNVNSDGVIPTDADLYKKQSIGFNGGLKGKRLTLRTSLNYIYKDQSVVNTGQGDDAGEGSTLQQDLLQIPTDISIVDLRDYKNNPFNTPSYYFTPYASNPYFTINENSTKIYGNNIFGNANLSYKITDKLTASWQVGGNFRSERLKSHGAIVNYLPGSPQDIAGSLTVGGVTESRSEISEFDTFFNLNYNTNLGEDWTLNLLGGFNYNRRESDRLIASITNLGIPGYYELSNSAVRPVLTQSNSMRKTGAVYASAEFAFKNRYFATITGREDVTSTLPIGNNAYFYPALSLGAIAIDNGNTFLKLRAAASKIANDTDPYRTENSYISGSAAANFGILASPIGGVSFYEASGRLGNSSLKPESTVEYEVGAEGSFFKNRISYDIALYHKTTSDLIVNLPLDPSTGFTQKAINAGDIVNKGIELSVTASPIKNQDFTWSLTYTFTKNLNEVTKLAEGFDRIDLATAYGVTFSAEKGQPIGSYYSLVTKTTPTGQPIVNATTGIDVNTTQVQRIGNAQRDFVMGLQNTFKYKNFNLGLSLDWKQGGEMYSYTKRLSHFVGNGIETTYNDRAPFIVPNSVNEVVAPNGSVSYVENTTPVSFENVANYYNTQSNLAIENTHIVDKTFVRLREINLNYDFPSSLSKNMGLNKITVGIYGRNLFMWTPGDNPYVDPEVSTYGTGVLSDLGEFGANPSQRSVGGVLKLSF
- a CDS encoding SusD/RagB family nutrient-binding outer membrane lipoprotein, producing MKKIATLITALFLLVSCDETFDINRDPDALPPGQANSTIFPAGIAGLAGAQGSYYAIIGGFWSQFWTQNPTSNQYRDIDSYSIGANNYAAAYTAMYDALNDIRVVKAQSLKEGNWNYYLMATILEVEGSQVLTDLYDDIPYAEANNVNILQPKFNTGKETYDLMIADLKLALSKDLSASVGDKPGKDDFIFNGDMEKWTKFGNTLLLKLHMRLTAVNPTLAQSGITSLINSGAQFLDVDAAMTQFEDAADRSNPLYESDRRQLNTTLNLRASKTMFSYLSLKGDPRLAKYYAQPGNPNNQGDWNNTSVPNLSLVQLSPLTPVFFISKEESYFLQAEALTRYYNGAGAKAKYDAGVTAALVRFGQSATDAATFVNGVYAFPATGTDAQIEAIITQKWIASFPGNGYESFLEQNRTGYPKESAVKQSSELYIPGQLAIAVETKTGNVFPRRIVLPNVVTTRNPNAPAAKLITDKVWWDVN